In the genome of Kitasatospora cathayae, one region contains:
- the orn gene encoding oligoribonuclease, with protein sequence MNDRLVWIDCEMTGLDLDRDALVEVAVLVTDSELNILGEGVDVIIRPPAEALANMPEVVRAMHTSSGLLAELEQGVTLAEAEERVLAYVREHVPEAGKTPLCGNSVATDRGFLARDMPALEKHLHYRIVDVSSIKELARRWYPKAYYNSPPKGGNHRALADIRESIDELRYYREAVFVPQPGPDADTARAIAEKYRAVPD encoded by the coding sequence GTGAATGACCGTTTGGTATGGATCGACTGTGAAATGACCGGCCTCGACCTCGACCGGGACGCCCTGGTCGAGGTCGCGGTGCTGGTGACGGACTCCGAGCTGAACATCCTCGGCGAGGGCGTGGACGTCATCATCCGCCCGCCCGCGGAGGCTCTGGCGAACATGCCGGAGGTGGTGCGCGCGATGCACACCTCCTCCGGCCTGCTGGCGGAGCTGGAGCAGGGCGTGACCCTGGCCGAGGCCGAGGAGCGGGTCCTCGCGTACGTGCGCGAACACGTGCCGGAGGCCGGGAAGACGCCGCTGTGCGGCAACTCGGTGGCCACCGACCGCGGCTTCCTGGCCCGGGACATGCCGGCCCTGGAGAAGCACCTGCACTACCGGATCGTGGACGTCTCCTCGATCAAGGAGCTGGCCCGCCGCTGGTACCCGAAGGCGTACTACAACAGCCCGCCGAAGGGCGGGAACCACCGGGCGCTCGCGGACATCCGCGAGAGCATCGACGAACTGCGGTACTACCGCGAGGCGGTGTTCGTCCCCCAGCCCGGGCCGGACGCCGACACCGCGCGTGCCATCGCCGAGAAGTACCGGGCCGTGCCCGACTGA
- a CDS encoding DUF4442 domain-containing protein, with product MTTPSIGQMLDATVPMAHTLKLEYLETTPERAVLRLPDQPAYHNHVGGPHAGAMFTLAESASGCIVLAAFGDQLSRAVPLAVNAEIAYKKLAMGEVTATAVLGRPAAEVVAELDAGGRPEFPVTVEITRADGAVTGVMTVTWTLRPNS from the coding sequence ATGACCACTCCTTCGATCGGCCAGATGCTCGACGCCACCGTGCCGATGGCGCACACCCTCAAGCTCGAGTACCTGGAGACCACCCCGGAGCGCGCCGTGCTCCGGCTGCCCGACCAGCCCGCGTACCACAACCACGTCGGCGGCCCGCACGCCGGCGCGATGTTCACCCTCGCCGAGTCCGCGAGCGGCTGCATCGTGCTCGCCGCCTTCGGGGACCAGCTGTCCCGGGCCGTGCCGCTCGCCGTGAACGCCGAGATCGCCTACAAGAAGCTGGCCATGGGCGAGGTCACCGCCACCGCCGTGCTCGGCCGCCCGGCCGCCGAGGTGGTCGCCGAGCTGGACGCCGGCGGCCGCCCCGAGTTCCCGGTCACCGTCGAGATCACCCGCGCCGACGGCGCCGTCACCGGCGTGATGACGGTCACCTGGACCCTGCGCCCCAACTCCTGA
- a CDS encoding AAA family ATPase, with protein MTGPISEQSPGAAADAAVARILAATVRPPAGAPRGVVVDSPPGAGKSTLVVRAARELVAAGERLMIVAQTNGQVDDLVGRLAEKAPELTIGRLHAADSRPGPEVLRHANVTPSDKVADLVEQDVVISTSAKWQWVRAEAPWRHAIVDEAYQMRSDALLAVARLFERALFVGDPGQLDPFTVVGTEQWAGLSYDPSSSAVVTMLAHNPQIEPHRLPVSWRLPASAAPLISRAFYPYTPFRSGTGPDDRRLTPAVRPDGSALDAVIDRAAEHGWALLELPARHTVRTDPQAVAAVAATVRRLLERGLTARSEQGEAPLTADRIAVGTAHRDQAAAVRAALLKVGVPVDGTAGPAVTVDTANRLQGREYDVTVVLHPLSGRPDATAFHLETGRLCVLASRHRHACIVIARAGIAELLDEHPATEPVQLGVPVAFPDGWEANHQVLQHLSGHRVHLR; from the coding sequence ATGACCGGACCGATCAGCGAGCAGTCCCCGGGCGCGGCCGCCGACGCCGCGGTGGCCCGCATCCTGGCGGCCACCGTCCGCCCGCCGGCCGGTGCGCCGCGCGGCGTGGTGGTGGACTCCCCGCCCGGCGCCGGGAAGTCGACCCTGGTGGTGCGGGCCGCCCGCGAGCTGGTGGCGGCCGGCGAGCGGCTGATGATCGTCGCCCAGACCAACGGACAGGTGGACGACCTGGTCGGCCGACTGGCCGAGAAGGCCCCGGAGCTGACGATCGGCCGGCTGCACGCCGCGGACTCCCGCCCCGGCCCGGAGGTGCTCAGGCACGCCAACGTCACGCCCTCCGACAAGGTCGCCGACCTGGTCGAACAGGACGTGGTGATCTCCACCTCCGCCAAGTGGCAGTGGGTGCGGGCCGAGGCACCGTGGCGGCACGCGATCGTCGACGAGGCGTACCAGATGCGTTCGGACGCCCTGCTGGCGGTGGCCCGGCTGTTCGAACGGGCGCTGTTCGTCGGCGACCCGGGCCAGCTGGACCCGTTCACCGTGGTCGGCACCGAGCAGTGGGCGGGCCTGTCCTACGACCCGTCCAGCAGCGCCGTGGTCACCATGCTGGCGCACAACCCGCAGATCGAGCCGCACCGGCTGCCGGTCTCCTGGCGGCTGCCGGCCAGCGCGGCCCCGCTGATCTCGCGGGCGTTCTACCCGTACACGCCGTTCCGCTCCGGCACCGGCCCGGACGACCGCCGGCTGACCCCGGCCGTCCGCCCGGACGGATCGGCGCTGGACGCGGTGATCGACCGGGCGGCCGAGCACGGCTGGGCGCTGCTGGAGCTGCCCGCCCGGCACACCGTACGGACCGACCCGCAGGCGGTGGCTGCGGTCGCGGCCACCGTCCGACGGCTGCTGGAGCGTGGGCTGACCGCCCGGTCCGAGCAGGGCGAGGCCCCGCTCACCGCGGACCGGATCGCCGTCGGCACCGCGCACCGGGACCAGGCGGCGGCCGTCCGGGCGGCCCTGCTCAAGGTGGGCGTACCGGTGGACGGCACGGCCGGGCCGGCCGTCACGGTGGACACCGCCAACCGGCTGCAGGGCCGGGAGTACGACGTCACCGTGGTGCTGCACCCGCTCTCCGGGCGCCCGGACGCGACCGCCTTCCACCTGGAGACCGGCCGGCTCTGCGTGCTCGCCTCCCGACACCGGCACGCCTGCATCGTGATCGCCCGGGCCGGGATCGCCGAGCTGCTGGACGAACACCCCGCCACCGAGCCGGTGCAGTTGGGCGTCCCGGTGGCCTTCCCGGACGGCTGGGAGGCCAACCACCAGGTCCTCCAGCACCTGAGCGGCCACCGGGTGCACCTGCGGTAG
- a CDS encoding hydroxymethylglutaryl-CoA lyase, with protein sequence MTSQETAAHEPDALELGLPDPVRAPGLPEEVRIHEVGPRDGLQNESSLVPVEVKAEFIGRLAAVGLRTVEATSFVHPKWVPQLADAEELMPRLADLPERHPGLRLPVLVPNERGLDRALAHHATDIAVFASATETFARRNLNRSADEAMAMFRPVVTRATEAGVTVRGYLSMCFGDPWEGPVPVDQVVRYGVQLLEMGCTELSLGDTIGVATPGQVAALLAGFAKADVPVDRLAVHFHDTYGQALSNTLAALREGVTTVDASAGGLGGCPYAKSATGNLATEDLVWMLHGLGIRTGVDLRALVATSGWMAERLGRPSPSRTVQALLGTTRG encoded by the coding sequence ATGACGTCCCAGGAGACCGCCGCCCACGAGCCCGACGCCCTCGAGCTGGGGCTGCCCGACCCGGTCCGCGCCCCCGGCCTGCCCGAGGAGGTCCGGATCCACGAGGTCGGACCGCGGGACGGGCTGCAGAACGAGAGCTCCCTCGTTCCCGTCGAGGTCAAGGCGGAGTTCATCGGTCGACTGGCCGCCGTCGGCCTGCGGACCGTCGAGGCGACCAGCTTCGTTCACCCGAAATGGGTACCCCAGCTCGCCGACGCCGAGGAGCTGATGCCCCGGCTCGCCGACCTGCCCGAGCGTCACCCCGGCCTGCGGCTGCCGGTGCTGGTGCCCAACGAGCGCGGCCTCGACCGCGCGCTCGCCCACCACGCCACCGACATCGCGGTGTTCGCCAGCGCCACCGAGACCTTCGCCCGGCGCAACCTCAACCGCTCGGCGGACGAGGCCATGGCGATGTTCCGCCCGGTCGTGACCCGGGCCACCGAGGCCGGGGTCACGGTCCGCGGCTACCTCTCGATGTGCTTCGGCGACCCCTGGGAGGGCCCCGTCCCGGTCGACCAGGTGGTCCGGTACGGCGTCCAGCTGCTGGAGATGGGCTGCACCGAGCTGAGCCTCGGCGACACCATCGGCGTGGCCACCCCCGGCCAGGTCGCCGCCCTGCTGGCGGGCTTCGCGAAGGCCGACGTCCCGGTCGACCGGCTCGCCGTGCACTTCCACGACACCTACGGCCAGGCGCTCAGCAACACCCTGGCGGCGCTGCGCGAGGGCGTCACCACGGTGGACGCCTCGGCGGGCGGTCTGGGCGGCTGCCCGTACGCGAAGAGCGCCACCGGCAACCTGGCCACCGAGGACCTGGTGTGGATGCTGCACGGGCTCGGCATCCGGACCGGCGTCGACCTGCGCGCGCTGGTCGCGACCAGTGGCTGGATGGCCGAGCGCCTGGGCCGCCCGAGCCCCTCCCGCACCGTCCAGGCGCTGCTCGGCACCACCCGGGGCTGA
- a CDS encoding acyl-CoA dehydrogenase family protein → MLDHRLSSEYEELRRTVAEFAQDVVAPKIGEFYEREEFPYEIVREMGRMGLFGLPFPEEYGGMGGDYFALGLALEELARVDSSVAITLEAAVSLGAMPIYRFGTEEQKREWLPRLTSGELLGAFGLTEPEGGSDAGATRTTARYDETTDEWVINGTKCFITNSGTDITGLVTVTALTEPIARSSEEGEFRSPVREISSIIVPTGTPGFQVSKKYSKVGWNASDTRELSFTDCRVPAANLLGERGRGYAQFLRILDEGRIAIAALATGLAQGCVDESVKYAGTRRAFGRPIGANQAIQFKLADMELRAHTSRLAWRDAASRLLHGEPFKKEAAIAKLYSSEAAVDNAREATQIHGGYGFMNEFPVARFWRDCKILEIGEGTSEVQRMLIARELGVTS, encoded by the coding sequence ATGCTCGACCACCGGCTCAGCAGCGAGTACGAGGAACTGCGGCGCACCGTCGCCGAGTTCGCCCAGGACGTGGTGGCGCCGAAGATCGGCGAGTTCTACGAGCGGGAGGAGTTCCCGTACGAGATCGTCCGCGAGATGGGGCGGATGGGCCTGTTCGGCCTGCCCTTCCCGGAGGAGTACGGGGGCATGGGCGGCGACTACTTCGCCCTCGGCCTCGCCCTGGAGGAACTCGCCCGCGTCGACTCCTCGGTGGCGATCACCCTGGAGGCCGCCGTCTCGCTCGGCGCGATGCCGATCTACCGGTTCGGCACGGAGGAGCAGAAGCGCGAGTGGCTGCCCCGGCTGACCTCGGGCGAACTCCTCGGCGCCTTCGGCCTCACCGAGCCGGAGGGCGGCTCGGACGCCGGCGCCACCCGCACCACGGCGCGGTACGACGAGACCACCGACGAGTGGGTCATCAACGGCACGAAGTGCTTCATCACCAACTCCGGCACGGACATCACCGGACTGGTCACCGTCACCGCGCTCACCGAACCGATCGCTCGTTCGAGTGAAGAGGGCGAATTCCGCTCGCCTGTACGGGAGATCTCCTCCATCATCGTGCCCACGGGGACCCCGGGGTTCCAGGTCTCGAAGAAGTACTCGAAGGTCGGGTGGAACGCATCCGACACCCGCGAACTGTCCTTTACCGACTGCCGCGTTCCCGCGGCCAACCTGCTGGGCGAGCGTGGCCGAGGCTACGCCCAGTTCCTGCGGATCCTCGACGAGGGTCGCATCGCGATCGCGGCCCTGGCCACCGGCCTGGCCCAGGGCTGCGTCGACGAGTCCGTCAAGTACGCCGGCACCCGGCGGGCCTTCGGCCGCCCGATCGGTGCCAACCAGGCCATCCAGTTCAAGCTTGCCGACATGGAGCTGCGCGCCCACACCTCCCGCCTGGCCTGGCGGGACGCCGCTTCCCGGCTGCTGCACGGCGAACCGTTCAAGAAGGAGGCCGCGATCGCGAAGCTGTACTCGTCCGAGGCCGCTGTCGACAACGCCCGCGAGGCGACCCAGATCCACGGCGGGTACGGCTTCATGAACGAATTCCCGGTCGCCCGCTTCTGGCGCGACTGCAAGATTCTCGAGATCGGGGAGGGCACGTCTGAGGTCCAGCGCATGCTCATCGCCCGGGAGCTCGGCGTCACGTCGTGA
- a CDS encoding GNAT family N-acetyltransferase: protein MNTNSRLEQANDNAAAFWLAQARAHGWQSDVRQGLTAVRCARTPDDSQRFVVTRPYAEPADVEKQLADLMADWETIRFTLEDPYSGLDLTRFGAVRMPIMPVMAREPGPVEGVAGELPVVSRAHGGGTLTVDEAVDGHTFALVERTIVDGFPLPARQPWRHGEALPEQLLREPGCRAWIARLDGTPAGASLTYDDGTATGVYWVATLPDQRGQGVARAVLQTALTHAHPDRPATLVATSAGEPLYRKLGFTAQTPTCWWSRTSPGG from the coding sequence GTGAACACCAACAGCCGGCTCGAACAGGCCAACGACAACGCCGCCGCCTTCTGGCTCGCCCAAGCCCGCGCGCACGGCTGGCAGTCCGACGTCCGACAGGGCCTCACAGCGGTCCGCTGCGCCCGCACCCCGGACGACTCTCAGCGCTTCGTGGTCACCCGCCCCTACGCCGAACCAGCCGACGTGGAGAAGCAGTTGGCCGACCTGATGGCCGACTGGGAGACCATTCGTTTCACTCTCGAGGACCCGTACAGCGGGCTCGACCTGACCCGCTTCGGCGCCGTCCGGATGCCGATCATGCCGGTGATGGCCCGGGAACCCGGTCCGGTCGAGGGCGTGGCCGGCGAGTTGCCCGTCGTCTCACGGGCGCACGGCGGCGGCACCCTGACGGTTGATGAGGCCGTGGACGGTCACACCTTCGCACTGGTCGAGCGAACCATCGTGGACGGCTTCCCGTTGCCTGCCCGACAGCCCTGGAGGCACGGCGAAGCGCTCCCCGAACAACTGCTGCGCGAACCCGGCTGCCGGGCCTGGATCGCCCGCCTCGACGGCACACCGGCGGGCGCCAGCCTGACCTACGACGACGGGACCGCCACCGGGGTGTACTGGGTCGCCACCCTGCCCGACCAGCGCGGGCAGGGAGTGGCCCGGGCCGTGCTGCAGACCGCCCTCACCCACGCCCACCCGGACCGCCCGGCCACCCTGGTCGCCACCTCGGCCGGCGAACCGCTCTACCGCAAGCTCGGGTTCACCGCGCAGACCCCCACCTGCTGGTGGAGCCGCACCTCACCGGGCGGCTGA
- a CDS encoding spermidine synthase: MGRSNRAARSPEPALTTGSDGRRHAQGPLTRPVGSGLAELRPDRDRPHAWTLLIDGAPQSLVDLADPTHLGFEYQRRLGHLIDLVAPPGRPLTVLHLGGGALTLARYVAATRPRSRQQVAEIDTELTELVRAELPLERGWQIKVRGADARSVLERTPEGSVDLVITDVFSGARTPAHCTTVEFTTLAARALAPGGWYAANIADGGALPFARSQVATLGAVFPELCLTADPAVLRGKRFGNLVLAAAHTPLPIADLTRRVASDSSHGRVEHGRALTDFTAGATPATDATAAPSPAPPPGVFR; encoded by the coding sequence ATGGGACGAAGCAACCGGGCCGCGCGCAGCCCTGAACCGGCGCTCACCACCGGGTCGGACGGCCGCCGCCACGCCCAGGGCCCGCTCACCCGTCCGGTCGGCTCCGGCCTGGCCGAACTGCGCCCCGACCGCGACCGCCCGCACGCCTGGACGCTGCTGATCGACGGCGCCCCGCAGTCCCTGGTCGACCTCGCCGACCCCACCCACCTGGGCTTCGAGTACCAGCGCCGGCTCGGCCACCTGATCGACCTGGTCGCCCCGCCGGGCCGTCCGCTGACCGTCCTGCACCTGGGCGGTGGTGCCCTCACCCTGGCCCGCTATGTGGCCGCCACCCGGCCGCGCTCCCGCCAGCAGGTCGCCGAGATCGACACCGAGCTCACCGAACTCGTCCGCGCCGAACTGCCGTTGGAACGCGGCTGGCAGATCAAGGTGCGCGGCGCGGACGCCCGCAGCGTGCTGGAACGCACCCCCGAGGGCAGCGTCGACCTGGTCATCACCGACGTCTTCTCCGGCGCCCGCACCCCGGCCCACTGCACCACCGTGGAGTTCACCACCCTCGCGGCCCGCGCCCTCGCCCCCGGCGGCTGGTACGCCGCCAACATCGCCGACGGCGGCGCCCTGCCCTTCGCCCGCTCCCAGGTCGCCACCCTCGGCGCGGTCTTCCCCGAACTGTGCCTGACCGCCGACCCCGCCGTGCTGCGCGGCAAGCGCTTCGGCAACCTCGTCCTGGCCGCCGCCCACACCCCGCTCCCTATCGCCGACCTCACCCGCCGGGTCGCCTCCGACTCCTCCCACGGCCGGGTCGAACACGGCCGCGCCCTCACCGACTTCACCGCCGGCGCCACCCCGGCCACCGACGCCACGGCGGCCCCCTCCCCGGCCCCGCCCCCGGGCGTCTTCCGCTGA
- a CDS encoding universal stress protein: MGGHTESSAEEAPERSLDPVFQHGVVVGFDGSLSSERALAYAVGMARRSQCGLVIVHVANRLPATVWAGCEPPVFVDLPDHRTEVLGLELACADFLAGVPWILIERGGDICHEIEEVGREYAADAIVVGTTHGLLGKIFGSVSGRLARRANRPVIVIP, encoded by the coding sequence ATCGGCGGGCACACCGAGTCGTCGGCGGAGGAAGCGCCCGAGCGCTCCCTCGATCCGGTGTTCCAGCACGGCGTCGTGGTCGGCTTCGACGGCTCGCTGTCGAGTGAGCGCGCCCTTGCCTACGCGGTCGGCATGGCCCGCCGGTCCCAGTGCGGCCTGGTGATCGTGCACGTCGCCAACCGCCTGCCCGCCACGGTCTGGGCAGGCTGTGAACCTCCCGTCTTCGTCGACCTCCCGGACCATCGCACGGAGGTCCTCGGCCTGGAACTGGCCTGCGCGGACTTCCTCGCAGGGGTCCCGTGGATCCTGATCGAGCGGGGCGGCGACATCTGCCACGAGATCGAGGAGGTCGGCCGCGAGTACGCCGCCGACGCGATCGTCGTCGGCACGACGCACGGCCTGCTCGGCAAGATCTTCGGCTCGGTCTCCGGACGGCTGGCGCGGCGGGCCAACCGCCCGGTGATCGTGATCCCCTGA
- a CDS encoding HAD family hydrolase: MPLLLFDLDNTLLPRDAAFRAWAQDFLSEHHLPPGDLDWFVTLDGGGYVPRSTVLSAVRRRYGLDASVDFLLAHFRRGINSHIHCPPRHLEALRTARAAGWTLGIVSNGGTRPQLEKIRRTGLGSLVDGWVISEEADCVKPDPLIFEIAARRCGIRPTGDWAAHTWMVGDHAPADIAGAELAGLRSVWLHHGRPWAESGYRPTLKAAGLPEAVGLVLAARNAPSARADVRPGVHTGGVGRRQAVAVPARATALLGARSGVRPTATAPDGPSATVPLNAGTAAASASGAGFGVRNRSAEFAVIADGLPSAGASRERKAGTGGDLRTRDGADPGVDGGPAVAPARPTPLRTAAGGADGAGGAGGADGAGPVRTVVVAAPGIGTTALADPAVAPPSAATPSAGAPSAATPSTAAPSTAAPSAATPLAAAPISATLTAPGSIAEVPIAAVPIAAALAQ; encoded by the coding sequence ATGCCCCTGCTCCTGTTCGACCTCGACAACACGCTGCTCCCCCGGGACGCCGCCTTCCGGGCCTGGGCGCAGGACTTCCTGTCCGAACACCACCTACCGCCCGGCGACCTCGACTGGTTCGTCACCCTCGACGGCGGCGGCTACGTGCCGCGCAGCACCGTACTGTCCGCCGTCCGACGCCGCTACGGTCTGGACGCCTCCGTCGACTTCCTGCTCGCGCACTTCCGACGCGGTATCAACTCGCACATCCACTGCCCGCCCCGGCACCTCGAGGCGTTGCGGACGGCACGGGCGGCCGGGTGGACGCTCGGGATCGTCTCCAACGGCGGCACCCGGCCGCAGTTGGAGAAGATCCGGCGGACCGGGCTGGGGTCACTGGTCGACGGCTGGGTGATCTCGGAGGAGGCCGACTGCGTCAAACCGGATCCACTGATCTTCGAGATAGCCGCCCGGCGGTGCGGCATCCGACCGACCGGGGACTGGGCGGCGCACACCTGGATGGTCGGGGACCACGCGCCCGCCGACATCGCCGGGGCCGAACTGGCCGGGCTGCGCAGCGTCTGGCTGCACCACGGCCGACCGTGGGCCGAGAGTGGCTACCGGCCGACGCTGAAGGCGGCCGGGCTGCCGGAGGCCGTCGGCCTGGTGCTGGCCGCCCGCAACGCCCCCTCGGCCCGTGCCGACGTCCGGCCGGGAGTCCACACGGGTGGGGTGGGGCGGCGGCAGGCGGTCGCGGTTCCGGCGCGCGCGACGGCGCTGCTCGGCGCGCGGTCCGGCGTACGTCCGACGGCGACCGCCCCGGACGGCCCGAGTGCGACCGTTCCCTTGAACGCCGGGACGGCTGCCGCCTCGGCTTCCGGAGCGGGGTTCGGTGTCCGAAACCGATCAGCCGAGTTTGCCGTGATCGCCGACGGCCTCCCGAGCGCAGGGGCATCGCGGGAGCGGAAGGCCGGAACGGGTGGCGACCTGCGGACCCGCGACGGGGCGGATCCGGGCGTGGACGGCGGCCCGGCGGTCGCACCGGCGCGGCCAACACCCCTCCGCACGGCGGCCGGTGGCGCCGACGGGGCTGGTGGTGCTGGCGGTGCCGATGGGGCCGGACCTGTCCGGACCGTGGTCGTGGCGGCGCCGGGCATCGGGACAACCGCCTTGGCTGACCCGGCCGTTGCGCCGCCGAGCGCCGCAACACCGAGTGCCGGAGCACCAAGCGCCGCAACACCGAGTACCGCAGCACCGAGTACCGCAGCACCGAGTGCCGCAACACCGCTCGCTGCGGCGCCGATCAGCGCGACGCTGACCGCTCCGGGGTCGATCGCCGAAGTTCCGATCGCGGCAGTTCCGATCGCGGCAGCGCTCGCCCAGTAG
- a CDS encoding histidine phosphatase family protein codes for MPARIVLVRHGETEWSASGQHTGRTDIPLTEQGRAMARALGARLAKAPWNGLPDALVYTSPLGRAKETCELAGFGDRAVERPELMEWDYGQYEGRTGADIRATDHPGWLIWRDGVPGGEKLSEVAARVDALLADLNEEHGVPEADTTDMHCADQDVVLFAHGHLLRILAARWLGLPPEFAQRFKLGTAALCVLSWEYGAPAVEVWNDLSHLDGLKSGH; via the coding sequence ATGCCCGCCCGAATCGTGCTGGTCCGCCACGGCGAGACCGAGTGGTCGGCCTCCGGCCAACACACCGGCCGCACCGACATCCCGCTGACCGAGCAGGGCCGGGCGATGGCCCGGGCGCTCGGCGCCCGGCTCGCCAAGGCCCCGTGGAACGGACTGCCCGACGCGCTCGTCTACACCAGCCCGCTCGGCCGGGCCAAGGAGACCTGCGAACTCGCCGGCTTCGGCGACCGCGCGGTGGAGCGCCCGGAACTCATGGAGTGGGACTACGGCCAGTACGAGGGCCGCACCGGCGCCGACATCCGGGCCACCGACCACCCGGGCTGGCTGATCTGGCGCGACGGCGTGCCCGGTGGCGAGAAGCTCTCCGAGGTGGCCGCCCGGGTGGACGCCCTCCTCGCGGACCTCAACGAGGAGCACGGAGTCCCGGAGGCGGACACCACCGACATGCACTGCGCCGACCAGGACGTCGTGCTGTTCGCGCACGGCCACCTGCTGCGCATCCTGGCCGCCCGCTGGCTGGGCCTGCCGCCCGAGTTCGCCCAGCGGTTCAAGCTCGGTACGGCGGCGCTGTGCGTGCTGTCCTGGGAGTACGGCGCCCCGGCGGTGGAGGTCTGGAACGACCTGTCCCACCTGGACGGGCTGAAGTCCGGCCACTGA
- a CDS encoding GNAT family N-acetyltransferase — MHIRPARPDEAELLTGIALRAKAYWGYDEAFMAACREELTLDAAAVERASTVVAEDGGRVLGFAALTVVPPSGELVMLFVEPDRIGRGIGRTLFEHVRDRARAAGLHRLTIGSDPNAEPFYRAMGATRIGSTPSGSIPGRELPLMELKLGSGL; from the coding sequence ATGCACATCCGACCCGCCCGCCCGGACGAGGCCGAACTGCTCACCGGCATCGCCCTGCGGGCCAAGGCGTACTGGGGCTACGACGAGGCCTTCATGGCCGCGTGCCGCGAGGAGCTGACCCTGGACGCCGCCGCCGTCGAACGGGCGTCGACGGTGGTGGCCGAGGACGGCGGCCGGGTGCTGGGCTTCGCCGCGCTGACCGTCGTCCCGCCGTCCGGCGAGCTGGTCATGCTCTTCGTCGAGCCGGACCGGATCGGCCGAGGCATCGGCCGGACGCTGTTCGAGCACGTTCGCGACCGCGCCCGGGCCGCCGGCCTGCACCGCCTCACCATCGGCTCCGACCCGAACGCCGAGCCCTTCTACCGGGCGATGGGTGCCACCCGCATCGGCAGCACGCCGTCCGGCTCCATACCCGGGCGTGAACTCCCGCTGATGGAGCTGAAGCTGGGCTCCGGCCTCTGA